The uncultured Celeribacter sp. genome includes the window AAGCGCGCTTCGCGCTGTCGCAGGAGGCATTCAATGCCTTCGCAACCGGCGCGGCCGATGCCTTCCCACAGATGCTAGACTTCTCGGAGGAGCGAATCGTCATCCGCGAAGAGGCCCGACCACTGACCCGGATGATCGCCCGCCATTTCGACGCCTATGACATGACACAGGCGAAACACTCCTCCGCCGTGTAAGCTTCCCCTCACCGTCGGGTTCTCCGGGCGGTGATGGCCTTTGCAACGACATCGGGACTGCATTTCATCAACCCCTATCGCCTTGCGGCACGCACCTCATGGCGGCGCAAATGACCGCTGGGCACACTTAGGACTGCGGGCGTGCCAGAACGGTAATCGCCTCACTGGCCGTCCTGCGCCCTCTTGCCATTTGCGCCGTTTTGCCGGACACCCGGCGCAACAAACGGAGACGCCGCCATGGAACTTATTTCCCGCCTAAAAGACATTACCCCGCACGTCCTGACCGGTGCGGACGCCCTGCCCTATGGCCGGGACTGGATCGGGAAATATGAAACCACCCCGCATCTGGTTGTGCGCCCCGGCACCACGGCCGAGGTGTCGGCCATTCTGGCGTTGTGTCATCAGACCAACACTCCCGTGGTTCCGATGGGCGGCAACACCGGGCTGACCGGCGCGACCGCCGCAGAGGGCATGGTGATTCTGTCGCTCGACCGCATGTCCAAGATTCGCGAGATCCGCAGCGAAGCCCGTCTGGCAGTCGTCGAAGCCGGCGTGATCCTGCAGGACCTTCACGACGCCTGCGCGGCGCATGAGCTGTCCTACCCGATGTCTTTCGGGGCCAAGGGTTCCGCCCGGATCGGCGGCACCTTGGCGACCAATGCCGGTGGGTCCAACGTGCTGCGCTATGGCAATACCCGCGATCTCTGTCTGGGGATCGAGGTGGTGCTGGCGGACGGCCGTGTGCTGGATCTGATGAGCGAACTGCACAAGGACAACTCGGGCTATGATCTGCGCGATCTCATCATCGGGTCAGAGGGCACATTGGGCATCATCACCGCCGCTGTGCTCAAACTCGTCCCCGCGCCGCGCGCCTATGCCTCTGCCATGGTGACCGTGCCTGGTCTCTCTGGCGCCCTGACGCTGCTGAACCGCCTGCAAGCCCGCACCGGCGGCATGGTCGAGGCCTTCGAATACATGCCCCGCGATTACATGGAGCGTCTCGCGCGCTTTCGCGCCGATCTGACCCCGCCACTGGGGCACGACCAGGATCACACCATCTTTCTGGAAATCGCCTCTACCGTGCCCACCGATTGCACCCCGGACGAAGACGGTCAGATTCCGCTGGTGTCGCAACTCGAAGACACGCTGGGCAGCCTTTTTGAGGAGGGGCTGGTGCTCGATGCCGCCCTTGCGCAATCCGAAGCCCAGCGCCGCCTGATGTGGGACATCCGCGAAGCCGCCGCCGAAATTTCGGTGGCCGTGCAGCCGGTGGTCATCAACGATCTCTGCGTGGCGCTAGATCAGGTCGACACGTTCCTGACCCGCGCCAACACCACCCTGCGCGAACTGGATCCGGGCATGACCACCTGCGTCGTCAGCCATCTGGGGGACGGCAACATCCATTACACCGTCTCACCTTCGACCAAAGAACTCTGCGATCCGGTTATGGAAGCTGTCGAGGATATCGTCAAAGACATGCGCGGCAGCTTTTCCGCCGAACATGGCATTGGCCTGTCCAAACTGACATCGATGCAGCGCCGCAAGGACCCGATCGCGCTGGAAATGATGCGCGCGATCAAAGCGACCTTCGATCCCAAGGGCATTCTCAACCCGGGCAAAACCCTGCCCGGGAACTGAGCCTTACGTCCAGTCGAAGAACCCTGCGTCGGCGCGTTCCAACAGCTTTGTCGCCATTTCGACGCCCAAGGCCGCGCCGTCTTCGACCGGGGCGGACATGTCGTCGTTCAGACTTTCCGAACCGTCCGTGCGCAGGATCTCGCCCCGCAACCGCAGGGTGCCCCCGCTGATTTCTGCGAGCCCGGCGATCGGCGTCTGGCAAGAACCATCGAGTTTGGCCAGAAACGCCCGCTCACAAGCCATCGCCTGTGCGGTCGGAGCATGGTTCAATACGGCCAGCATCTCGGCGATATGGCTGTCCTGCGCGCGGTGTTCTATGGAAATCGCCCCCTGCGCCACGGCGGGCAGCATCTCGTCAGCGGTCACCGCCTGACGCGGCACATGATCAAAACCCAGACGGTTCAGCCCAGCCATCGCCAGAAAGGTGGCCTCGGCCACACCATCGTGCAGCTTTTGCAGACGGGTCTGCACCGAGCCGCGGAATTCCACCACCTGCAAATCGGGACGTTTGTTCAAAAGTTGCGCCTTACGCCGCAGCGAAGACGACCCGACCACAGCGCCTTGCGGCAAATCGGCCAGCGCCTTGCCATCCAGTGTGATGAAGGCATCAAAGGGGTTTTCGCGCTTCAGAAACGTCCCCAGCACCAGACCGTCCGGCTGTTCAACCGACATGTCCTTGGTCGAATGAACGGCAATATCGACCTCACCGGACAAAAGCCGGTCTTCGATTTCCTTGGAGAACAAACCTTTGCCGCCCAGCTCGCGCAAGGCGCGGTCCTGCACCCGGTCGCCACGCGTCGACACCGACACAATGTCGAAGGCCTCTTGCGGCAGATCGAAGGCCGCCATCAGCAGGTCCCGTGTTTCATAGGCCTGAGCCAGAGCCAGCGGGGAACCACGGGTGCCGATTTTCAACGGTTGAGCGGGGGAAGGAAGCTTGCGTGTCATGGCCAAGGCTTACCTGCGGCGGATCGGCCTGACAAGCCGGGAAAGCGCCCTGCGTGCTTGACAAAAGCGCGCGGTGCAGAGACCAGTGCAGGACATGACACACGGGAGGCCCAGATGACCGACAAGACGATCCTGAAAGCGCTGAAAGGCGAGGTGCAGAAAGTCCCGCCGATCTGGATGATGCGCCAGGCCGGGCGGTACCTGCCGGAATATCGCGCCACCCGCGCAGAGGCCGGGGACTTCCTGTCGCTGTGCTACAACTCCGATCTGGCCACGGAGGTGACGTTGCAGCCGATCCGGCGCTATGGCTTTGACGCCGCAATCCTTTTTGCCGACATTTTGCTGTTGCCGCAGGCGCTTGGCGCGGATCTGTGGTTCGTCACCGGCGAGGGCCCGCGCCTGTCGACCATCACCGCAGACGCCGATTTTGCCAAACTCAAGAGCAAGGACGATATCCACGACAAACTTGCGCCGATCTACGAAACGGTGCGCATCCTGTCGCAAGAATTGCCCCGCGAAACGACGCTGATCGGCTTTGCCGGGGCGCCCTGGACTGTGGCGACCTATATGATTGCAGGTCGCGGGACCAAAGATCAGGGCCCGGCCCATGCGCTGCGCGAAGGCAACAATGAGCTCTTTGAGAAGATCATCGACCTTTTGACCGAAGGCACCATCGAATATCTCGATCAGCAAATTCAGGCAGGCGCCGAAGTGGTCAAGATCTTTGACAGCTGGGCCGGGAGCCTTAAGGGCGAGGCCTTTGAGAAATACGCCGTCGCGCCCGCCCGCAAGATCACAGCCGAACTCAAAGCCCGGCACCCGGGCATCCCGGTGATCGGCTTCCCGCGCGAGGCGGGCGACGGCTATATCGGGTTCCATGCCAAAACCGGCGTCGATTGCGTTGCCCTCGACAATTCCGTGAGCCCGGAATGGGGTGCTGCCAATGTGCAAAAGGATGGCTGCGTTCAGGGCAATCTGGCTTCAAGCCATATGGTGACAGGCGGACAGGCCCTGATCGACGAGGTACGCCATGTGCGCGAGGCCTTTTCCAAAGGTCCGCATATTTTCAACCTTGGTCATGGTATCACGCCGGACGCCGACCCGGACAATGTCAGCCTGATGATCGAGACGCTCAGAGAAAACGCCTAAATGACAAAGCCCCGCCTGAAGCGGGGCTTTTTTCATCGGCAGGGAGCGGGTTAGACTGCGGCCAAAGCCTTATACCCATTTCGCCATCGGCGGCAGCGACATCAGCACCGCATCCGGGTTGTGGCCCGTCTCAAGACCAAATTTCGTGCCCCGGTCGTAGACCAGATTATATTCTGCGTAGAGACCACGATGCACGAGCTGCGCATCCTTGTCAGCTTCGCTCCAAGGCGTGTTGCGCCGCTTTTCCGTCGCCCCCAGAAATGCGGGCAGAAAGGCACGACCGACATCCTGGGTGAACGCGAAATCCTTTTCCCAGTCGCCGCTGTTGTGGTCGTCGAAAAAGATACCGCCCACGCCCCGCGCCCGGCCCCGGTGCGGGATGTAGAAATATTCGTCCGCCCAGGCTTTGTAGCGCGGGTAATAGGTGGGATCGTGGCGGTCGCAATGGGCTTTCTGCACCGCATGGAACGCCTCTGTATCTTCCGCATATTCGATGCAGGGATTAAGGTCGGACCCGCCCCCGAACCACCAGCCATGCGGCGTCCAGAACATTCGCGTGTTCATATGCACCGCCGGGGTGTGCGGGTTCTGCATATGGGCCACCAGTGAAATCCCCGAGGCCCAGAACCGCGGATCATCGGCCATGCCCGGCAATCCCTTGCGCGCGGCCATGGACCGTTGCGCCCGGTCGCCCAGCTGCCCGTAGACCGTCGAAATATTCACCCCGACCTTTTCAAACACGCGCCCGCCGCGCAGCACCGACATCAGACCGCCGCCGGCGTCCGAACCATCCTCCGAACTGCGCGTGGTCTCGGAAACTTCAAAACGCCCTGCCGGCAGCTCCGCCAACGGCCCCTCGGCCTGACTGTCTTCCAGCGTCTCGAACGCGGCAACGATCTCGTCGCGCAGGCTGCGAAACCATGCTGAAGCGCGGTGTTTTTCATCAGTCATTTCCGGGTGCATCAGCGCGTCCTCATCCTATCGTCACATGTGGGCCAGAGTTACCAGCTTTGGCGTCAGATCAGCAAGCGCCCTTCCCCAGCGACGGAAATCCGATATGATGCCGTTAAGTGTAAAAAGGAGTGTGTCCCATGCGTTGGTTAATTCCGCTTGCCATTCTTCCGCTGCTTGCAGCCTGTACGCAGCAACAAATGTGTATCTCACGCGAAACCAAACATTTGCGTCAGGTGCAGGACTTCATCGCCACGGCTGAAGGCAACCTCAACCGCGGCTATGCCTTGGTCAGCAAAGACTATGTCGACTACGACATCGAACGCTGCGGCGAACGCAAAGATGGCCGTCCGATTTTCTGCCGGGTGCCCGAAGTGCATACACGTCTGGTGCCACAATCTATCGATCTGGATGCAGAAGCTGCAAAACTGGCGGCTCTTCAAAAGAAAGAGGCCCAGCTACAGATCCAGGCCAATGCCGGCATTGCCGCCTGTAAGCAGCAGTTTCCGGAATAATCACCTGATCCGCGGCTGCGATCTGCCCCTGCGCACCCCGGCGCAGGGTCTTAATGGGTGGGCGCGTCGACCGGATCGACCAGCGTGCGCCCACCATCGACGGTCAGGATCTGACCGGTCATGAAGCAGGAGCATTCCGACGCCAGATATTGTACCGTCTCTGCCACTTCGGTGGCCGGGGCCACGCGGCGCAAAGGTGTCTTGGCGATGATTTCGTTGCGATAGTCCGGGTTGTCCGCCAAAGTGTCCTTGAGGCTGGCGCTAAGCACAGAGCCAAAGGCCACCGCGTTCACCCGGATGCGATTTGGCGCCAGCGCCACGGCCATGGAGCGGGTCATCTGATCCACAGCCGCCGAAGAAATCGAAAAACCCAGAAGTTCGGGCTGCGACCGGCGCGCCGCGATGGACGACAGGTTGACGATGGAGCCGACAACACCGTTCTGATCCTCAGAGGCTTCGGCGCGTTTGATCATCCATTTCGCGACATGCTGCGTCAGTCGTAGCGACGTCATCAGGTTCTGCTCCAGCAGAATTTCAACATTGTCGTCTTCGGCGCACAGCGGATCGCTGTCGGCCACCTGCCGGGAAGCGTTGACCAGAATGTCGACCCCATCGAAATGATCGAGCGTAGCGGACAGCAGATTGGCAATGGTCAGCTTTTCCCGCAGATCCCCGGCGAAATAGGCAATGCGGGCATCGTCTGCCTCGGCGGCCTCGCCATATTCCGCGATCAGGCTGCTTTCGTCACGGTCGGCACACATCACATTGGCGCCCTGAGCCTCGAAATGACGCGCAATGGCCAGACCCACCCCATTGGCAGCCCCGGTCACGATGGCTGTTTTTCCTGCAATCGAAAAACTCATGCTCTCACCTCTATCGGTTGTTAGCGCCATCCTAGGCGTTTCGCGGGCCCCTGCGAAGGGGTTTCGCTGCGTGAAGAATCTTAAACCCGCCGGGTCCGCCAATCTCCGCGCATGTGGCGAAATATTCGGCAAGCGTCGCCTCATAGGGCAATTGCCGGTTTGCCACCAGCCAAAGCTGTCCCTGTGGGCTCAGCATGGCCGCGGCGGCACGAATGAAGGCCTGACCCAACTCCGGCTCGGCCGCGCGGCTGGTGTGGAACGGCGGGTTCATGATCACACCGTCGAGCAACTGCGGCGGTTTGAAACGCGTAGCATCTTCCCAGTGGAACACCGCCCGCGCGTCCGGCAGGTTATCCTGCGCCGAGCGCAAGGCCGCCGCTTCGGCCTCAACCACATGCAATTCGCGCACCTCATCATGCGCCAGAATGTGACGTGACAGATAGCCCCAGCCCGCACCCAGATCGGCCAGACGCGCTGGCAGTTTATCCGGCAGCGCGGCGACCAGCGCCGCCGAAGCCTTGTCGATCCGGTCAACTGAAAAAACACCCAGGCGTGTCACGAATCCGTCGACCAGTTGCAAAGCGCCCGGATCGGCCCAGTCTGCAAAAGCGCCGTTTTCAATCGCGAAGATCTTGCCATGGGCCTTGGACAGAACCTGACTGACCGTCGCGCGTTTGCGAATGTCTTTGAGCAGGCTGTCTATGCCGTCGGTTTTTTGCCCATCGACCACCACACGCGGCGCGCGTGCTGCGGCGTCGGCAATCAGCGCCCGGGCCTCGGCCTTGGCGCGGGGCACGGCGACGATGGCCAGATCGAAATCGCCCTCGGCCTCGCAGCGTACATCATATCCTGCGGCCGCGAAGGCATCGTGATCAGGCTTGAACCCCTGAACGATTTGCAACTTTGCACCAGCCAACGGCGACAGATCCGCCCCGGCACGCGGACGGTAGACCACCACGCGGTCGGCCGGCGCGGAGCCGTCCAGGAAAAGGGGAAGACGCGGGGACACCATGTCAGACAGGCGAAACGCCTATTCCTTTTCCATGGTGCATTGCAGCGGGTGCTGATGGCGGCGGGCGAATTCCATCACCTGTTGCACCTTGGTTTCCGCGATCTCAAAGGGGAACACCCCGACCACGGCCAAACCTTTTTTGTGCACGGTCAGCATGATCTCGGTCGCATGGCCGTGACCGATCCCGAAAAACCGCTCAAGCACCAGAACCACGAATTCCATCGGCGTGTAGTCATCGTTGAGCAACATCACCTTGTAAAGGGGCGGCCGCTTGGTCTTGGGCTTGGTCTTCAGCGCAACGCCGACATCGCCGTCGTCGAAACGGTCGTCTTTGTCAGCCATCATGTGAGGCGAGAGGGTCACTCTGACGTCTCCGAATTGTTGTCTACGCGAAAAGGGGATCGTGTTCGGCCCGTTATATAGACCCTTTTGTGCCCGAATAAAGAGGGTTATGCCCCTACAGGCGAAGGAGAGCCTAACAGATGACGGTAAAAATTGCGACAATCGCCTTTGATGCGGACGATACGCTTTGGGAAAATGAAGCCTTCTTTCGGGTCACGCAAGAGCGATTCGCAGATCTCCTTGCGGATTTCACCGAGCCCAATCACCTGGCCGAACGCCTGCTGGACGCCGAGCGGCGCAACCTTGGCCACTACGGGTTCGGGATCAAGGGCTTTGTTCTATCGATGATCGAAACCGCCATCGAAGTGACCGAAAAACGCGTACCCGCCTCTGTCATCGCCGAGCTGATTGCAGCCGGTCAGGACATGCTGCGCCATCCGATCCATCTGCTCGACGGCGCCGAAGACACGGTGCGTGCGCTGGCGGAAACCCATGAAATTCTGCTGGTAACCAAGGGGGACCTGCTGGACCAGGAACGCAAGCTGGCACAGTCCGGGCTGGGCGATCTGTTCGACGGGATCGAAATCGTTTCGACCAAGACCACCCCCGTCTACCAAGGCATCTTCGCCAAACACGGAGTGGCTCCCGAGGCCGCGATGATGATCGGCAACTCTCTGAAATCCGACGTCATTCCGCCTATTGAGGCCGGTGCCTGGGGCGTCTATGTGCCGCATAACATCACCTGGGAAATCGAACGGGCCGATGCGCCCAAAGGTCACCCGCGCTTTCGTCATCTCGACACGCTCACCACCCTGCCCGCGCTGATCGCGCAACTGGCAAGCTGATCGGTCAGGCCGCGATCTATTCAGCATCTGGTGGAGAGACCCTTAGCGCCCCCTAGATGTGGAAACCTCCTTGAGAAAAGCCATTAAAACCCTTGAAAATTAGTGGTTTTCTCAAATCCAAGCCTGTGCTACGCTGACCTCAATCAAAAGCTGGGCGCAAATGATCCGGCAAACCGAGGCAGAGCAATGATGAAGAGCAACGTGCAAGCGCAGGGTGTCCTGCGTGCCGTTTCAGGACGTATTTTCCCTCTCCTGTTGATCGCACTCGCGATGTCCGTCGCGATGAGCGCCCGCGCTGTGGCCGCAGAATATGCCGCACTGGTCATGGATGCGCGCAATGGCAAGGTGCTGCATGCCACCAATGCCGACACACGGCTGCATCCGGCTTCCCTGACCAAGATGATGACGCTGTATATCGCCTTCGAAGCCATCGAGCATGGCGAAATCGGGCTGGACGACATGGTGACCGTCTCGCGGCACGCGGCGTCTGAACCGCCGTCCAAACTGGGGCTGCGGCCAGGTCAGAAGATCAAGCTGCGCTATCTGATCCGCGCCGCAGCGGTGAAATCCGCCAATGACGCCGCCACCGCAATCGGCGAAGCGCTGGAAGGGTCCGAAGCGGCCTTTGCTCGGCGCATGAACCGTACCGCGCAGGCCCTTGGCATGTCGCGCACCACCTTCAAGAACGCCAATGGGTTGACCGAGGCAGGCCACCTGTCCACCGCACGCGACATGACCGTGCTAGGGCGACATCTGTTTTACGATTTCCCGCAGTATTACAACCTGTTCTCGCGCAAGACCGCCGACGCAGGCGTGCGGACCGTCAGCCATACCAACACCCGTTTTCTGAACTCCTACCCAGGCGCAGACGGCATCAAGACTGGCTATACCTCGGCGGCGGGGTTCAACCTTGTGGCTTCTGCCCGCCATGGCAATGAGCGTATTATCACCACCGTGTTCGGTGGCCGTTCGACCGCATCGCGCAACGCCAAGGTCACGGAGCTGATGGATCTTGGCTTCAAACGCGCCCCGACGCGTGTTGCCGAGATCAAACCGCAGCGTCCGCCCTATCTGGGCAAAGTCGGCGCAGCGACCATCACGGTGGCCGGCAATGAGGATGCGCCGGCTCAGGCCTCCAAAATCGTGCGGGTGAGCATCAATGTGACTCAAAGCCCGATCCCAGTGCCCCGCCCCGGCTCCACCCCGGCCATTGCACCCGAAAGCGAGGAGCTTTTGGTGGCGGCGTCAGATGGTGTGCTGGACGCATTGGCCAAGGCCAAGCGGGATGAAGAACTGCTTGCGGCGGCCACCGCAGCTGCGGATGAAGCCAGCGCCATTCTGGCGGCTGCGGTCGTTGAAGAAACACCAACTCTGCGCCCGACAGATCTGGCGCCCGTGACCGAAGACAGCAGTACCGAAACCCTGGTTGCAGAGGCCGCAACGCTCTCCGCGATCCCGGCGATCGCGCCGACACTGCGCCCCGAAAGCCTGCAACTGGCCTCGATCGAACCGACCTCGGCCAGTCTGCAGCCTGCCGTGGCCACCACCACGGTGGCGGCGGTCGAACCCGAGGTCAGCACCCAGCAGATCGTCACCCGCATGTCGACGTCTGGCAGCCGCCACTGGGGAATCAACATCGGCACCTATGGCAGCGAATATGAAGCCCGCAAGGAGTTGCTGCGGACCGCCCTGTCAGAGGTCGAAATGCTGGACGGCGCCCTGCGCAAGGTCGTGCGCAGCAAACGCGGCTTTGATGCCAACTTCTTGGGGATGACCGAAGATATGGCTGCGCTGGCCTGCCGCCGCCTCGAAGCCCGCGGCACCGAATGCGCCCCGCTCGGACCGTCGTGAAGACCGGCCAAAGGCAGAGCCGCCCGGCTCAACGCGACGATATAGAAACGTTTCAGAGGGCGTGAGGGCTCAGATCCCCGCGCCCTCTTCCACTGTCAGATCAAAGGCCGCCGCGACGAGCGCCCTCGTATAAGCCTGCTCCGGGCGCTCGAAAATGCTGTCCGCATCGCCCATTTCCACCACATCGCCGCGCTTCATCACGATCACCTTATGGCTCAGGGCCCGCACCACGCGCAGGTCATGAGAAATAAACAGATAAGCCAGCTTGTGACGAGCTTGCAGCATGCGCAGCAGATCTACGATCTGAACCTGAACTGTCATGTCCAGCGCCGAAGTTGGCTCATCGAGCACCACAAGCCGGGGACGCAAAATCATGGCACGGGCAATCGCGATCCGCTGTCTCTGACCGCCGGAAAACTCATGCGGGTAGCGGTGGCGCGTTTCGGGATCCAGCCCGACTTCGCGCATGATGTCGATCACAGCCTGCTCTTTAGAGGCATAGCCTTCGATGCGGTGCACGCCCAGCCCCTCGGCGATGATCTGTTCGACCGTCATCCGCGGAGACAGCGACCCATAGGGGTCTTGAAACACGATCTGCATATCAGCCCGCATTGACCGGAGCCGCCGGTTCGGCCAGCCCTGAATATCCCGCCCCAGAACAACCACCGGACCTTCGCTGGAAATCAGCCGCATCATGGCCAGCGCCAATGTGGTCTTGCCAGACCCAGATTCGCCAACGATGCCGAGCGTCTCGCCAGCGCGCACCGAAAAGGAGGCGTCATTCACGGCTTTCACATGGCCGACCGTCCGGCGCAGCAACCCGCGCTGGATCGGAAACCAGATCCGCAGCCCGTCGGTTTCAGCGACCACCTCGGCCCCTTCTGGCACCGGATCCGGTCGCCCTGTGGCCTCTGCCGCCAGCAGCATTTGCGTATAGGGATGTTTCGGATCATCAAAGATCGCCGCCGTCGGGCCGGTTTCGACAATTTCGCCATCCTTCATCACACAGACACGATCCGCGAGCTTGCGCACGATGTTCAGATCATGGGTGATAAACAGCATCGACATGCCCAGACGCCGTTTCAGATCGCGCAGCAATTCGAGAATCTGCGCCTGAATGGTAACGTCCAGCGCCGTGGTCGGCTCATCCGCGATCAACAGTTCGGGGTTGTTGGCCAGCGACATGGCAATCATCACCCGCTGTCGCTGTCCGCCCGAAAGCTGATGCGGATAGTCTTTGAGACGGCTTTGCGGATCGTGGATGCCGACCTGATCGAGCAGTTCGATCACCCGCGCCCGCGCCGCCGCACCGTCCATGCCATGGTGAACCAACAACACTTCAGAGAGCTGCTTTTCAATCGTGTGCAGCGGGTTGAGCGAGGTCATCGGCTCCTGAAAGATAAAGCTGATGTCATTGCCGCGCAGTTTACGCAGCTCCTTTTCCGACGCTCCGACCAGTTCCTGCCCGTTGTAGCTGATGGACCCGGACACCTGAGCGGTATCGGCCAGCAGGTTCACCGAGGACAGCGCCGTCACCGATTTCCCGGAGCCGGATTCGCCGACAAGCGCGACGGTTTCGCCCTTGTGAACTTCAAAGGACACGCCTTTGACCGCTTCGACGATCTGGCCGTCCTGACGGAAACCGACACGAAGATCTTTGTAACGCAGCAGGCTCATCTGAAAGTCTTTCTCGGGTCAAATGCGTCGCGTACGCCTTCGAAGACGAAGACCAGAAGAGACAACATGATCGCGTAGGTGAAGAAGGCGGTGAAGCCCAGCCAGGGGGCCTGAAGGTTCTGTTTGGCCTGCAGGGTCAGTTCGCCCAACGACGGCAATGCCGAGGGCAGACCGAAGCCCAGAAAATCCAGTGCCGCCAGCGTGCCGATGTTGCCCGTCACGATGAAAGGCAGCATGGTCAGCGTCGCCACCATGGCGTTGGGCAGCATGTGCCGGAACATGATCGTCCAGTTCGACACGCCCAGCGCCCGCGCCGCGCGGATGTATTCGAAATTGCGGGCGCGCAGGAATTCGGCGCGCACCACACCGACCAATGCGGTCCAGCCAAACAGGATCGTCACAAAGACCAGCAGCCAGAAACTTCGCCCCAGAATGGCAAAGAGGATGATGATCACATAGAGCGACGGCATCGCCCCCCAGATTTCCAGAACCCGCTGGAAAATCAGGTCGGTGCGTCCACCGAAGAACCCCTGTATCGCACCTGCGACCACCCCGATCAGCGATGCGGCCAGTGACACGATGATCGTGAACAGGATCGACAGGCGGAACCCGTAGATCACCCGGGCAACCACATCGCGCTTGGTGTCATCCGTGCCCAACCAGTTCTGTGAGGTTGGCGGCGATGGCGCAGCCCCCGGTCCTTCGACCTGGGTGTTGAAGGAATAGCGAATGGGCGGCCAGATCATCCAGCCCTTTTCGATCTGTTCGCCGTTGACCTCACCGTCCTGCGCATCTTCGAGATAGCCTTCAGGATCATCGAAACAGTCCACGAGCCCGCCGGTCTCGATTAGACATTGCACTTCGGGATAGCGATACAGCGCCTCGGTTCTGAAATCGCCGCCAAATTCCGTCTCCGGATAAAACTTGAAAATCGGCATGTAATAGCTGCCGCGATACTGCACGAGGATCGGTTTGTCGTTGGCCAGAAACTCGGCAAAGAGCGACAGGCCGAACAGGATCGAAAACAGGATCAGCGACCAGTAGGCGCGGCGATTGGATTTGAAGTTGCGCCAGCGGCGCTGATTGAGGGGCGAAAGTCTCATGTGTCCCTCTTTTCAAAATCGATACGCGGATCGACGAACACATACATCAGATCCGACAGGATGCCGATCACCAGACCGATCAGGCCGAAAAAGAACAGCGTACCGAAGATGACGGGATAGTCGCGTTCCAGCGCCGCCTGATAACCCATACGCCCCAACCCATCGAGCGAGAACAGCGTCTCGATGATGACCGACCCGCCAAAGAACACCCCCAGAAACAATCCCGGAAAGCCCGCGATGACGATCATCATCGCGTTGCGGAACACATGGCCATAGAGCACCCGGTGCTCGGTCAGCCCCTTGGCCTTGGCGGTGATGACATATTGTTTGCGAATTTCATCCAAGAATGAGTTCTTGGTCAGCAGCGTCAACGTGGCGAAGGACGAAATGACCGAGGCCAGCACCGGCAGCGTGATGTGCCACAGATAGTCCAGAACCTTGCCCATCGGCGACAGGCTGTCCCAATCGGGCGACGTCAGCCCCCTGAGCG containing:
- a CDS encoding ABC transporter ATP-binding protein, with protein sequence MSLLRYKDLRVGFRQDGQIVEAVKGVSFEVHKGETVALVGESGSGKSVTALSSVNLLADTAQVSGSISYNGQELVGASEKELRKLRGNDISFIFQEPMTSLNPLHTIEKQLSEVLLVHHGMDGAAARARVIELLDQVGIHDPQSRLKDYPHQLSGGQRQRVMIAMSLANNPELLIADEPTTALDVTIQAQILELLRDLKRRLGMSMLFITHDLNIVRKLADRVCVMKDGEIVETGPTAAIFDDPKHPYTQMLLAAEATGRPDPVPEGAEVVAETDGLRIWFPIQRGLLRRTVGHVKAVNDASFSVRAGETLGIVGESGSGKTTLALAMMRLISSEGPVVVLGRDIQGWPNRRLRSMRADMQIVFQDPYGSLSPRMTVEQIIAEGLGVHRIEGYASKEQAVIDIMREVGLDPETRHRYPHEFSGGQRQRIAIARAMILRPRLVVLDEPTSALDMTVQVQIVDLLRMLQARHKLAYLFISHDLRVVRALSHKVIVMKRGDVVEMGDADSIFERPEQAYTRALVAAAFDLTVEEGAGI
- a CDS encoding D-alanyl-D-alanine carboxypeptidase family protein, with the protein product MKSNVQAQGVLRAVSGRIFPLLLIALAMSVAMSARAVAAEYAALVMDARNGKVLHATNADTRLHPASLTKMMTLYIAFEAIEHGEIGLDDMVTVSRHAASEPPSKLGLRPGQKIKLRYLIRAAAVKSANDAATAIGEALEGSEAAFARRMNRTAQALGMSRTTFKNANGLTEAGHLSTARDMTVLGRHLFYDFPQYYNLFSRKTADAGVRTVSHTNTRFLNSYPGADGIKTGYTSAAGFNLVASARHGNERIITTVFGGRSTASRNAKVTELMDLGFKRAPTRVAEIKPQRPPYLGKVGAATITVAGNEDAPAQASKIVRVSINVTQSPIPVPRPGSTPAIAPESEELLVAASDGVLDALAKAKRDEELLAAATAAADEASAILAAAVVEETPTLRPTDLAPVTEDSSTETLVAEAATLSAIPAIAPTLRPESLQLASIEPTSASLQPAVATTTVAAVEPEVSTQQIVTRMSTSGSRHWGINIGTYGSEYEARKELLRTALSEVEMLDGALRKVVRSKRGFDANFLGMTEDMAALACRRLEARGTECAPLGPS
- a CDS encoding ABC transporter permease, with the translated sequence MRLSPLNQRRWRNFKSNRRAYWSLILFSILFGLSLFAEFLANDKPILVQYRGSYYMPIFKFYPETEFGGDFRTEALYRYPEVQCLIETGGLVDCFDDPEGYLEDAQDGEVNGEQIEKGWMIWPPIRYSFNTQVEGPGAAPSPPTSQNWLGTDDTKRDVVARVIYGFRLSILFTIIVSLAASLIGVVAGAIQGFFGGRTDLIFQRVLEIWGAMPSLYVIIILFAILGRSFWLLVFVTILFGWTALVGVVRAEFLRARNFEYIRAARALGVSNWTIMFRHMLPNAMVATLTMLPFIVTGNIGTLAALDFLGFGLPSALPSLGELTLQAKQNLQAPWLGFTAFFTYAIMLSLLVFVFEGVRDAFDPRKTFR
- a CDS encoding HAD family hydrolase; the protein is MTVKIATIAFDADDTLWENEAFFRVTQERFADLLADFTEPNHLAERLLDAERRNLGHYGFGIKGFVLSMIETAIEVTEKRVPASVIAELIAAGQDMLRHPIHLLDGAEDTVRALAETHEILLVTKGDLLDQERKLAQSGLGDLFDGIEIVSTKTTPVYQGIFAKHGVAPEAAMMIGNSLKSDVIPPIEAGAWGVYVPHNITWEIERADAPKGHPRFRHLDTLTTLPALIAQLAS